TTCGTACGAGAGAAAGTAGCTTTGGTGAAGTGATGGGTTtgttgcatggaaaacaaaaattttcctacgagaagtgaggaagaaacccaagataatatctactagatgtaagtaacgagaggattatgagcatcataccctcgtagaccataaagcgttacgatcacgggatcgttgttggtgtagtggtactttcgatgagatcgatctcaaTGCCGAGCGtacggcacctccttggtatccacacgtacggcttgatgtcgtctcctccttcttgatccagcaagacgTGGAGGAGAGAttgacgagatcccggcagcacgacggcgtagTGTAGGATATGGTGGAGAGCTCcgcgggcagggcttcgctgcgcacgggagagaaggagaggggctcaggggagagagatccagctgAGGGCTTGGTGTGTCCTCTCCCCCTGCCCCTcacctctatttatatagggggtggtggccagggtttgcccctcctccaagaagGGGCTAGGGCCGGCCAGGGGAGTCCCGGAAGGATTTTTCCTTCTGCCCGGCCCCCCCACGTACGTGGAGTTCCATCACGTGGTGGAGAGCTCCACCGAAGGCTTCCTTTCCCCCTAATGGGACTGCTTAGGCCCATTAGGGGACAATTAATTAGAtttctctaattaattactaattaattactacaaatgcccaattaaattctcaggAATAATGCGGAACATTTTAGAACCTTCCGAGAacttccggaaccttctaAAATATTCTCGGTCAATACCGGAAAATATCCTGAACTTTTCCGAAACCCTGAAAcagcttttccatatataaatctttatctccggactATTCTgaagctcctcgtgatgtcctggatcccatccgagactccgaatcaatatccgatatcaccatctattatctcatcgaaccctagcgacattaagcgttaagtgtgtgaccctacgggctcaagaacatgtggacatgaccgagacacctctccgatcaataaccaatagcgggacctggatgtccataatgtttcccacatattccacgaagatctcatcggttgaaccacgatgtcgaggattcaattaatccggtattcaattccctttgtctcgcgatatattacttgtccGAGATTTGATTgtcggtatcaccatacctagttcaatctcgttaccggcaagttctctttactcgtaccacaatataatatccccgtgactaaacacattagtcacatgcttgcaagctcattaggatgttatattactgAGAGGGctcagagatatctctccgtcacatggagtgacaaatcccagtcttgatccatacaacccaacaaacactttccgagatacctgaaaaacacctttatgatcacccagttacgagatgacggttgatgttcTCAAAGTATGCTTCCGGTATTAGgaagtggcatgatctcatggtctaaggaaatgatacttgacataataaaaataatagcaatttaaacttaagtgataGGATCAAAAGTtatgcttaggtttgggtctgtccatcacatcattcttctaatgatatgacctcgttaataaatgacaacacatgtctatgattaggaaaccttaaccatcttttaatcaacgagctaatatAATAGaagcgtattagggacacggtatttgtttatttatccacacatgtatttagtttcttgttaatacaattatagcatggataataaacatttatcaagaacaaggaaatatgataatgacatatttattattgtgtttagggcatatttccaacatgAATTACGTGTTCTTCGTGTTCCAACCAGTGAGCAGTTTGCCGACATCTTCACCAAGGGGCTCTCCACTGCCAGCTTCATCAATCTTCGCTCCAGTCTCAGCGTCGTCGAGCCTGCCGCTGCCACTGcggggtgtgtgtgtgtgtgttagATGACTTGCTCTGATCCCGTCGCCCACCTCCCCACGCTCTCTTCAGATCACAGTTACACCTGCAATTATCATCTGTAATCTATATATACTTCATGCACTGTACTCGGTTAATGCAATACAAGCAGTTCCTCTTCACAAATTATCACCATCTTTGTCCGAGTATTTGAAGCAAGAGTGTGAGGAGGTTTGAAACTTTCCAAACACTCATTTAATTTCATGTTGCAACAATTTGGTGGCCAACTTAAATAGATTTCAGAGGCCAAAGAAACATACCTTCTGAATAGCACTCTAGTGACCTCCACTGCTGCAGAAAGAGCCAGACATCGATCCACAGTTTAACTAGTGAAGGAGCAAAGCATCCAAATTTTACTTAGCGAAGGTGCATCATACAAGTTCTTACTAGCGTTTATATATGACTAGCCACTGGTATACACAACCAAAATAGAGTGAGCAGCAGTAATATAGAGTACTTATTGGACATGGCAGGATAGGGCTAATGCTAACTGATCAGCACGGCATCCTGACGATGCTCAAGCGCAGATGAAGCTTCTTGCCGTTCGTCCCATGGAGCATCGTCGGAACGACAGGCGCGAGGAGCCGGCTGCGCTTCATGTCGATCTCTCCAGGGACAGCGCAGCTCGAAACCTCAGCTTTCAGCCGGAAGCAGTCACTGAAGCGACCAGCGGGCGCCGGAGGGCCGTTCACCCAGAGCGTGCACACGTACAACGGCCTCGCGGCGTCGTCGTTTCCCCTGACGCACACAACCGTGACGGGGCAGAAATCGTCGGCAGCGGTGCCCAcggcaaggaggaagacgcggccgtcctcctccgcgaCCAGCAGGCGGCGGTTCGGCTCCGATGGCGACGACGGCACGAGCAAGGCGAACGCGTAGCTCGTCTCGTACTTTATCTTCACCACGGGCCAGCGATGCCAGCCGGGGTCGTCCTCCGTGAGGTGGCGCGCGAGCCCTGCTCGATCGCCCTCGAAGGCGCACCCTGGGTCGGGACAGCGGCAGGGCGCGTGCGCGCACCTGGCCGCGTGGTCCGGCGTCTCGTGGTAGGCGATGGACCTCCCGCAGCCGAACTTGGCGTGGGGGCATGGCACCTTGGTGTCGTCGACCAGGCCATCCATGCCGGAGCTGTGGACGAAGGAGGCAGCGCGGTGGCACGCGCCGCAGTACTTGTACTCGTTCGgacatccgccgccgccggcggcgcaggcaGAGCAGACGAAATGTCTATCCTCGCACTGCAATAAACATTCGAGAATAGTTCGTACATGAaccaatacatgcatgcatttgtgtgagtcgatcgatcaatcaatcaatcttTGATTATTTTCAAGCGGCTATCGCGAATCGGCAACAAAAGGTATTAGTACTTACAGTGAAAATGGGAGGCTTGAGAGGGGCAGAGCAGACGGCGCAGTCAAGCCACTTCTTCTTCACCGGCAAGAAGTCctcctcttccgccgccaccattgCCCCTGTCACTGCTTTTTTGTCACCTTCAAGCACCCTCCTTTCCGCTACCCCAGGTTTCACGATGGCGGGTGGGGCAACGGACGGCGCCATGACGGCGAGTGGACTAGGGGACGCCGGCGTACTGGCGACTGGaccgggcgccgccgccagagccAATGGCATGGAGGCGATTGGGCTCGACGCCGGCCCCTTAGGCGTCGTGCTAGACGCCTCCATAGCTGGTGGCTTTGAGGCTATTGGACTAGCCGCTGTCGGCGGTGGCGTCAAGGCAAATGGGCTGGGCGCCACAAGCACTGGTGTCGTGGCTCCCGGACCAGCCGCGGCGATGATGATCGCGCTCGCcttcttgcggctgctggcaTCGGCACCCTCCGGTTCCCGGGACCTCTTCTTTTGCTGGTCGGCCTGCTTCCTTTGCTCCGCCATGGATGAACTCATGGACAATCTAGCAGCCTcgtactactagtagtacaaGTAAAGTACGTGTTCCTAGTAGTCGAAGAAATGGACACAAGAAGCTTGGAGCTGAGCAAGTCCACGTGTG
This is a stretch of genomic DNA from Brachypodium distachyon strain Bd21 chromosome 1, Brachypodium_distachyon_v3.0, whole genome shotgun sequence. It encodes these proteins:
- the LOC112269845 gene encoding E3 ubiquitin-protein ligase siah-1-like; this encodes MSSSMAEQRKQADQQKKRSREPEGADASSRKKASAIIIAAAGPGATTPVLVAPSPFALTPPPTAASPIASKPPAMEASSTTPKGPASSPIASMPLALAAAPGPVASTPASPSPLAVMAPSVAPPAIVKPGVAERRVLEGDKKAVTGAMVAAEEEDFLPVKKKWLDCAVCSAPLKPPIFTCEDRHFVCSACAAGGGGCPNEYKYCGACHRAASFVHSSGMDGLVDDTKVPCPHAKFGCGRSIAYHETPDHAARCAHAPCRCPDPGCAFEGDRAGLARHLTEDDPGWHRWPVVKIKYETSYAFALLVPSSPSEPNRRLLVAEEDGRVFLLAVGTAADDFCPVTVVCVRGNDDAARPLYVCTLWVNGPPAPAGRFSDCFRLKAEVSSCAVPGEIDMKRSRLLAPVVPTMLHGTNGKKLHLRLSIVRMPC